Proteins from a single region of Desulfovibrio sp. X2:
- a CDS encoding sodium:solute symporter family protein has translation MSILTWTYIIVGVTFALYMFIAWASRVKDTKGFYVAGGGVPPLANGMATGADWMSAASFISMAGIISFNGYQGSVYLMGWTGGYVLLALLLAPYLRKFGKFTVPDFVGDRYYSRTARIVALLCAIFVSLTYVAGQMRGVGIVFSRFLEVDVNTGVIIGMCIVFFYAGLGGMKGITWTQVAQYVVLILAFIIPAVAISMKITGNPLPQLGFGGKIASGPHAGRFLLETLDAINKDLGFARYTSGFGAGQKSMLDVLAITCALMVGTAGLPHVIVRFYTVPTVRAARLSAGYALLFIALLYTTAPAVAVFARYNMIDTLNGKPYADAPQWFKDWEKTGLVAWMDKNHDGLIEYRAGAPFAGKPEFTGETGPLGQKLLANAPTDSGNELYVDNDIMVLANPQIANLPAWVVALVAAGGLAAALSTASGLLLVIASSISHDFYYRIVNRKATERQRLMLGRVMIALAVLVAGYFGINPPGFVAQVVALAFGLAASSFFPILVLGIFSKRVNRQGAIAGMVAGIGFTMVYIIQTKFLGMKPWFMGISPEGIGAVGMVVNFAVTFLVSAVTPPPPQEIQELVESVRIPRGAGTAVDH, from the coding sequence ATGAGCATCCTGACCTGGACCTACATCATAGTGGGCGTGACCTTCGCCCTGTACATGTTCATCGCCTGGGCATCGCGGGTGAAGGACACCAAGGGCTTCTACGTGGCGGGCGGCGGCGTGCCGCCCCTGGCCAACGGCATGGCCACCGGCGCGGACTGGATGAGCGCGGCCTCGTTCATCTCCATGGCCGGCATCATCTCCTTCAACGGCTACCAGGGCAGCGTGTACCTCATGGGCTGGACCGGCGGCTACGTGCTCCTGGCCCTCCTGCTCGCGCCCTACCTGCGCAAGTTCGGCAAGTTCACGGTGCCGGACTTCGTGGGCGACCGCTACTACTCGCGCACCGCGCGCATCGTGGCCCTGCTGTGCGCCATCTTCGTCTCGCTCACATACGTGGCCGGGCAGATGCGCGGCGTGGGCATCGTCTTTTCGCGCTTCCTGGAAGTGGACGTGAACACCGGCGTGATCATCGGCATGTGCATCGTCTTCTTCTACGCCGGGCTGGGCGGCATGAAGGGCATCACCTGGACCCAGGTGGCGCAGTACGTGGTCCTCATCCTGGCCTTCATCATCCCGGCCGTGGCCATCTCCATGAAGATCACGGGCAATCCCCTGCCGCAGCTCGGCTTCGGCGGCAAGATCGCCTCCGGCCCGCACGCCGGGCGCTTCCTTTTGGAGACGCTGGACGCCATCAACAAGGATCTCGGCTTCGCGCGCTACACGTCCGGCTTCGGCGCGGGGCAGAAATCCATGCTCGACGTGCTGGCCATCACCTGTGCGCTGATGGTGGGCACGGCCGGACTGCCGCACGTCATCGTGCGCTTCTACACCGTGCCCACGGTGCGCGCGGCGCGTCTCAGCGCGGGCTACGCCCTGCTCTTCATCGCGCTGCTGTACACCACGGCCCCGGCCGTGGCCGTGTTCGCGCGCTACAACATGATCGACACGCTGAACGGCAAGCCCTACGCCGATGCGCCGCAGTGGTTCAAGGACTGGGAGAAGACCGGCCTCGTGGCCTGGATGGACAAGAACCACGACGGGCTCATCGAGTACCGGGCGGGCGCGCCCTTCGCGGGCAAGCCGGAGTTCACGGGCGAGACCGGGCCGCTCGGCCAGAAGCTCCTGGCCAACGCGCCCACGGATTCGGGGAACGAGCTCTACGTGGACAACGACATCATGGTGCTGGCCAACCCCCAGATCGCCAACCTGCCCGCCTGGGTGGTGGCGCTGGTGGCGGCGGGCGGCCTGGCCGCGGCCCTGTCCACGGCCTCGGGCCTCCTGCTGGTCATCGCCAGCTCCATCTCGCACGACTTCTACTACCGCATCGTCAACCGCAAGGCCACGGAACGGCAGCGGCTCATGCTCGGCCGCGTGATGATAGCCCTGGCTGTGCTCGTGGCGGGCTACTTCGGCATCAACCCGCCGGGCTTCGTGGCCCAGGTGGTGGCCCTGGCCTTCGGCCTGGCGGCGTCGAGCTTCTTCCCCATCCTGGTGCTCGGCATCTTCTCCAAGCGGGTCAACAGGCAGGGCGCCATCGCGGGCATGGTCGCCGGAATCGGCTTCACCATGGTATACATCATCCAGACCAAGTTCCTGGGCATGAAGCCGTGGTTCATGGGCATAAGCCCGGAGGGCATCGGCGCCGTGGGCATGGTCGTCAACTTCGCCGTGACCTTCCT
- a CDS encoding DUF4212 domain-containing protein: protein MKGNVQEYWRRNLRLMVVLLAVWALVSYVCGILLLNVLNTIHIGGFPLGFWFAQQGSILCFVALIFIYVARMRKLDKEHDVEE, encoded by the coding sequence ATGAAGGGAAACGTGCAGGAATACTGGAGGAGGAATCTCCGGCTGATGGTCGTCTTGCTCGCAGTATGGGCGCTGGTCTCCTACGTCTGCGGCATTCTGCTGCTGAACGTGCTGAACACCATACACATCGGCGGCTTCCCCCTGGGCTTCTGGTTCGCCCAGCAGGGGTCCATCCTCTGCTTCGTGGCGCTCATCTTCATCTATGTGGCCCGGATGCGGAAACTCGACAAAGAGCATGACGTGGAGGAGTAG
- a CDS encoding CvpA family protein, whose translation MNTLDIIFLIILGLFCLRGFMNGLVREAAALVGLGFAFYAANLHGDALVPLLTPHMGDGAAAHTASYLLVFVGTLFVVWIGLRLVSSLLKLQVLALADHALGGLLGFLKGGLLCAVIILVMATFLPNSAWLTGSRLAPQIAKVAVHMVRFLPEDMQRSLRDQQKKLEGMHFRMPDLPL comes from the coding sequence ATGAATACCCTGGACATAATCTTCCTCATCATCCTCGGCCTGTTCTGCCTGCGGGGGTTCATGAACGGACTGGTGCGCGAGGCGGCCGCCCTGGTCGGGCTGGGCTTCGCCTTCTACGCGGCCAACCTGCACGGCGACGCCCTGGTCCCCCTGCTCACGCCCCACATGGGCGACGGCGCCGCGGCCCACACGGCCTCCTACCTGCTCGTCTTCGTGGGCACGCTCTTCGTGGTCTGGATAGGGCTTCGCCTCGTCTCGAGCCTCCTGAAGCTCCAGGTCCTGGCCCTAGCGGACCACGCCCTGGGCGGGCTGCTCGGCTTCCTCAAGGGCGGGCTTCTGTGCGCGGTGATCATCCTGGTCATGGCCACCTTCCTGCCGAACTCCGCCTGGCTGACCGGCTCGCGCCTCGCGCCGCAGATCGCCAAGGTGGCAGTGCACATGGTCCGCTTCCTGCCCGAGGACATGCAGCGGAGCCTGCGCGACCAGCAGAAGAAGCTCGAGGGCATGCACTTCCGCATGCCCGACCTGCCCCTGTGA
- the mazG gene encoding nucleoside triphosphate pyrophosphohydrolase: MRNEEALSSLIQVIKSLLAPEGCPWDRKQTPETLCDYVIEESFELVEAIRAGSAEETREEVGDVLFLLLFISELSERAGRFSLADALEESAAKMIRRHPHVFADTKISCQEELLRNWERIKRGEHKDAEGRPAGVFDSLPKGLPPLLRAYRMHSKAARTGFTWASDEDARGQLDAEWKELEEARAGGDAERIEAEFGDYLFTVVEWGRRLGVKANAALDKANNRFLARFQVMEELARERGRDLAELDLDAQNALWDEAKARENPTS; encoded by the coding sequence ATGCGCAACGAAGAGGCCCTTTCCTCACTGATCCAGGTCATCAAGAGCCTGCTCGCGCCCGAGGGCTGCCCCTGGGACCGCAAGCAGACCCCCGAGACGCTGTGCGACTACGTCATCGAGGAGTCCTTCGAGCTGGTCGAGGCCATCCGCGCGGGCAGCGCGGAGGAGACGCGCGAGGAGGTCGGCGACGTGCTCTTCCTGCTGCTCTTCATCAGCGAGCTTTCCGAGCGGGCGGGCCGCTTCAGCCTGGCCGACGCCCTGGAGGAGAGCGCGGCCAAGATGATCCGCCGCCACCCCCACGTCTTCGCGGACACGAAGATCTCCTGCCAGGAGGAGCTCCTGCGCAACTGGGAGCGCATCAAGCGCGGCGAGCACAAGGACGCCGAGGGCCGCCCGGCCGGGGTCTTCGACTCCCTGCCCAAGGGGCTGCCGCCGCTTTTGCGCGCCTACCGCATGCACTCCAAGGCGGCGCGCACGGGCTTCACCTGGGCCTCGGACGAGGACGCGCGCGGCCAGCTCGACGCCGAGTGGAAGGAGCTGGAGGAGGCGCGCGCCGGAGGCGACGCCGAGCGCATCGAGGCCGAGTTCGGCGACTACCTCTTCACCGTGGTGGAATGGGGCCGCCGCCTGGGCGTGAAGGCCAACGCGGCCCTGGACAAGGCCAACAACCGCTTCCTGGCCCGCTTCCAGGTCATGGAGGAGCTGGCCCGCGAGCGTGGCCGCGACCTCGCCGAGCTGGACCTGGACGCGCAAAACGCCCTGTGGGACGAGGCCAAGGCCCGGGAGAACCCGACCTCTTAA
- a CDS encoding ferritin family protein, giving the protein MPEFASPFAVLAGDRKLSHSELVRAVRYMIAAEYEAIQLYTQLAESTDHALARRVLVDIADEEREHVGEFLRLLRELDPMEEAFYEHGAEEVEEMIEELREANAKKASAAKAKAPAANSAKTAKTAKTAKKSPNKGRA; this is encoded by the coding sequence ATGCCCGAATTCGCCTCCCCCTTCGCCGTGCTGGCCGGCGACAGGAAGCTCAGCCATTCCGAGCTCGTGCGCGCGGTGCGCTACATGATCGCCGCGGAATACGAAGCCATCCAGCTCTACACGCAGCTCGCCGAATCCACCGACCATGCCCTGGCCAGGCGCGTCCTCGTGGACATCGCGGACGAGGAGCGGGAGCACGTTGGCGAGTTCCTGCGCCTCCTGCGCGAGCTCGACCCCATGGAGGAGGCCTTCTACGAGCACGGCGCGGAAGAGGTCGAGGAGATGATCGAGGAGCTGCGTGAGGCCAATGCCAAGAAGGCCTCGGCCGCCAAGGCCAAGGCCCCCGCGGCCAATAGCGCCAAGACCGCCAAGACCGCCAAGACCGCGAAGAAAAGCCCGAACAAAGGGCGCGCCTAG
- the hisC gene encoding histidinol-phosphate transaminase has translation MNALYEVRPEAREFDAYVPGLSIEEIRQKYGLANIIKLASNENPLGVSPIVEKALRDHAPEAFRYPRCGNPELNARLADHFGVPVERVVTGNGSDEIIDLLVRVKARPGQDNVVAFKPCFSMYELCSRMCGVEFRQVPLAEDFSFPFDELIDTCDENTALVFITSPDNPTGYTATSAEILDLAARLPERAILVVDEAYVDFADEPEQRSVLPHLAELENVVMLRTFSKAYGLAGLRLGAGVVPGWLGEMMRACQIPFSVNILAVYAGLAALSDRVFYQETLRVVREGRANLAKGLAALGCEVSPSQANFLMFRLPEGSPEARQAFEGLLARGVIVRPLASYGMPDRMRVSVGTRRENDIFLKTLGEVLHG, from the coding sequence ATGAACGCGCTCTACGAAGTCAGGCCCGAGGCACGCGAATTCGACGCCTACGTCCCGGGTCTCTCCATCGAGGAAATCCGCCAGAAATACGGCCTGGCGAACATCATCAAGCTGGCCAGCAACGAGAATCCGCTGGGCGTCTCGCCCATCGTGGAAAAGGCCCTGCGCGACCACGCGCCCGAGGCCTTCCGCTATCCGCGCTGCGGCAACCCCGAGCTCAACGCCCGCCTCGCCGACCATTTCGGCGTGCCCGTGGAGCGGGTCGTCACCGGCAACGGCTCGGACGAGATCATCGACCTGCTGGTGCGGGTCAAGGCGCGTCCGGGGCAGGACAACGTGGTGGCCTTCAAGCCCTGCTTCAGCATGTACGAGCTGTGCTCGCGCATGTGCGGGGTGGAGTTCCGGCAGGTGCCCTTGGCCGAGGACTTCTCCTTCCCCTTCGACGAGCTCATCGACACCTGCGACGAGAACACGGCGCTGGTCTTCATCACCAGTCCGGACAACCCCACGGGCTACACCGCGACCTCGGCCGAGATCCTGGACCTGGCCGCGCGCCTGCCCGAGCGGGCCATCCTGGTGGTGGACGAGGCTTACGTGGACTTCGCCGACGAGCCGGAGCAGCGCAGCGTGCTGCCGCACCTGGCCGAGCTCGAGAACGTGGTCATGCTGCGCACCTTCTCCAAGGCCTACGGCCTGGCCGGGCTCAGGCTCGGCGCGGGCGTGGTGCCGGGCTGGCTCGGCGAGATGATGCGCGCCTGCCAGATCCCCTTCAGCGTGAACATCCTGGCCGTGTACGCCGGGCTCGCCGCACTGTCGGACCGCGTCTTCTACCAGGAGACGCTGCGCGTGGTGCGCGAGGGCCGCGCGAACCTCGCCAAGGGCCTTGCCGCGCTCGGCTGCGAGGTCTCGCCCTCGCAGGCCAACTTCCTCATGTTCCGCCTGCCCGAGGGCTCGCCCGAGGCGAGACAGGCTTTCGAGGGGCTGCTCGCGCGCGGCGTCATCGTCCGGCCGCTGGCCAGCTACGGCATGCCGGACAGGATGCGCGTCAGCGTGGGCACGCGCCGCGAGAACGACATATTCCTGAAGACCCTCGGGGAGGTGCTGCATGGCTGA
- the cmk gene encoding (d)CMP kinase, which yields MAESCSDHLVITLDGPAGVGKTTLARRLAAELHLAYLDSGAMFRAIALRLGEGSWEWPAERIAERLSGMGFSVTGEGADTVMAVDGKPLGDEIRNERVGLMASNLATLPVVRDFLKKAQQDIGRVCRLVAEGRDMGTVVFPDAPCKFFLDATPDERARRRQLQLKEQGEDVDFDTLLVQIKVRDAQDRNRAVAPLRPAEDAVIVDTTKLSIEGVFLELVKHARTSCMK from the coding sequence ATGGCTGAGAGCTGCTCCGATCATCTGGTCATCACCCTGGACGGCCCGGCAGGCGTGGGCAAGACCACCCTGGCCCGCCGCCTGGCGGCCGAGCTGCACCTCGCCTACCTGGACAGCGGGGCGATGTTCCGCGCCATCGCCCTGCGCCTGGGCGAGGGCTCCTGGGAGTGGCCCGCCGAGCGCATCGCCGAGCGGCTCTCCGGCATGGGCTTCAGCGTCACGGGCGAGGGCGCGGACACGGTCATGGCCGTGGACGGCAAGCCGCTCGGCGACGAGATCAGGAACGAGCGCGTGGGGCTCATGGCCTCCAACCTGGCCACCCTGCCCGTGGTGCGCGACTTCCTGAAGAAGGCGCAGCAGGACATCGGCCGCGTCTGCCGCCTGGTGGCCGAGGGCCGGGACATGGGCACCGTGGTCTTCCCGGACGCGCCGTGCAAGTTCTTCCTGGACGCCACGCCGGACGAGCGGGCGCGCCGCCGCCAGCTGCAGCTGAAGGAACAGGGCGAGGACGTGGACTTCGACACCCTGCTCGTGCAGATCAAGGTGCGCGACGCCCAGGACCGCAACCGCGCCGTGGCGCCGCTCCGCCCCGCCGAGGACGCCGTCATCGTGGACACCACCAAGCTGTCCATCGAGGGCGTGTTCCTGGAACTGGTGAAACATGCCCGCACTTCCTGCATGAAGTAG
- a CDS encoding CPBP family intramembrane glutamic endopeptidase yields MIPRGVLAFLGISFGLAWTVWEVLASRGFGPGDPRVALYTLCASFAPAVAAVVVRTAVTREGFADAGLRPRLKRSWPYYLAAWLLPLPAAALVLWLGQVLGLAQPDWTLARGVAELVSRAPDAGAYLKGAGTARVVGSALFASLAGSLVFFGEEFGWRGWLQQRIAPGRPLRAAVVTGLVWSLWHLPLNLRGYNFPGHPVSGQIAFTASLVCLSIIFGWLRECSGSIWCASLAHAATNSIGGSLVALALAGGADAGGVAVAYFGWLGLVPLGGLALWIVMSGRLAPLAEAA; encoded by the coding sequence GTGATCCCAAGGGGCGTCCTCGCCTTTTTGGGCATCAGCTTCGGCCTGGCCTGGACCGTGTGGGAGGTCCTGGCCTCCCGGGGCTTCGGGCCGGGCGATCCGCGCGTGGCGCTCTACACCCTGTGCGCCTCCTTCGCCCCGGCCGTGGCCGCGGTGGTGGTGCGCACGGCCGTGACCCGCGAGGGCTTTGCCGACGCCGGGCTCAGGCCGCGCCTCAAGCGCTCCTGGCCGTACTACCTCGCGGCCTGGCTCCTGCCCCTGCCCGCCGCGGCCCTGGTGCTCTGGCTCGGCCAGGTCCTGGGGCTCGCGCAGCCGGACTGGACGCTCGCGCGCGGCGTGGCCGAGCTGGTCTCCCGCGCGCCCGACGCGGGGGCCTACCTCAAGGGCGCGGGCACCGCACGCGTGGTGGGCAGCGCCCTGTTCGCCTCCCTGGCCGGGAGCCTCGTCTTCTTCGGCGAGGAGTTCGGCTGGCGCGGCTGGCTGCAGCAGCGCATCGCCCCGGGCAGGCCGCTTCGCGCCGCCGTGGTCACCGGGCTCGTCTGGTCGCTCTGGCACCTGCCGCTGAACCTGCGCGGCTACAACTTTCCCGGCCATCCCGTCTCCGGCCAGATCGCCTTCACGGCGAGCCTCGTCTGCCTCTCGATCATCTTCGGCTGGCTGCGCGAGTGCTCCGGCTCCATCTGGTGCGCGAGCCTGGCGCACGCGGCCACGAACTCCATCGGCGGTTCCCTTGTCGCCCTGGCCCTGGCCGGAGGGGCGGACGCAGGCGGCGTGGCCGTGGCCTATTTCGGCTGGCTCGGCCTCGTGCCGCTGGGCGGACTGGCGCTGTGGATCGTCATGAGCGGGCGCCTCGCGCCGCTGGCGGAGGCCGCATGA
- a CDS encoding metallophosphoesterase, whose amino-acid sequence MGETRRIEEIEAEGLLLIPDPHVASTPPGQRLPGYTEQILDKLAFCMQEAAGRRLVPTVLGDLFHWPRDNSNALLVALIGLFTPHRPFCLIGNHDKYQARLTDDCSVAVLAAAGAVRLIDRAGPAFRIRGSSGAALVCGSPDGTPLPRLHERSKPAGKDGEEVVWLSHHGISFPDFKDRQIALREIPGVDWVLNGHIHRPQPMIRVGETRWCNPGNVTRLTFTRRSKERVPAAAVWRPGAEELELLPVPYLPFGQVFPDQELPPEPAPGETLKEPGSGFLKGIERLAWRRTSEGAGLKDFLQANLNPELPEARLVWELYKEVVDHDA is encoded by the coding sequence ATGGGCGAGACCAGAAGGATCGAGGAGATCGAGGCCGAGGGGCTGCTGCTCATCCCGGACCCGCACGTGGCCTCCACCCCGCCCGGGCAAAGGCTGCCCGGCTACACGGAGCAGATCCTCGACAAGCTCGCCTTCTGCATGCAGGAGGCGGCCGGGCGCCGCCTCGTGCCCACGGTCCTGGGCGACCTCTTCCACTGGCCGCGCGATAACTCCAACGCCCTGCTCGTGGCCCTGATCGGGCTGTTCACGCCGCACAGGCCGTTCTGCCTCATCGGCAACCACGACAAGTACCAGGCGCGGCTGACCGACGACTGCTCCGTGGCCGTGCTCGCCGCGGCCGGGGCGGTTCGCCTCATCGATCGTGCCGGACCCGCCTTCCGCATCCGCGGCTCATCGGGCGCGGCGCTCGTCTGCGGCTCGCCCGACGGCACCCCGCTGCCGCGCCTGCACGAGCGCTCGAAGCCCGCGGGCAAGGACGGCGAGGAGGTCGTCTGGCTCTCGCACCACGGCATCAGCTTCCCGGACTTCAAGGACCGGCAGATCGCCCTGCGCGAGATCCCGGGCGTGGACTGGGTGCTGAACGGCCACATCCACCGGCCCCAGCCCATGATCCGCGTGGGCGAGACGCGCTGGTGCAATCCGGGCAACGTGACGCGCCTGACGTTCACCCGGCGCAGCAAGGAGCGCGTCCCGGCCGCCGCCGTCTGGCGCCCGGGCGCGGAGGAGCTGGAGCTTCTGCCTGTGCCGTACCTGCCCTTCGGGCAGGTCTTCCCGGACCAGGAGCTGCCGCCCGAGCCCGCCCCGGGCGAGACGCTAAAGGAGCCCGGCTCCGGATTCCTCAAGGGCATCGAGCGGCTTGCCTGGCGCCGCACGAGCGAGGGCGCGGGCCTCAAGGATTTTCTCCAAGCGAACCTGAACCCGGAGCTGCCCGAGGCGCGGCTCGTCTGGGAACTCTACAAGGAGGTCGTGGACCATGACGCCTGA
- a CDS encoding ATP-binding protein: MLKKLILENFMAHGRTEIELGEGLTVLSGPNNAGKSAVVEALRCLATNPTPRHYIRHGAKEARVTAVLEDDVRLTWVRREKYALYEIVRPGQEEPETFAKLGKSGVPEEVAALLRLEPVEVEGPERFIDVHIGNQREPIFLLNKSPSVLASLLASSSEAAHLLAMQQALAARVRESKTREKSVLSRMAGLDAGLAAFTPLPELALRVEEAEAMHRALSVRLSAVPGLARLCASLRGLAARRGEGQGRQKALAGLEAPPAPAQVRPLAALVAARLRLDAARGEARERSGALAGLLRPPELSDTAGVRRALAELARLRGARGKAAVRSRELAELAAPPVLADAAGAARSGAELRRLAARRARLAARMEALAGLGEPPAPAVLAPLAERAAGLSRARAAVARAAAACQRAAAAEKACEARVREALATAGDCPLCGHRLDAATFLGRFGEVSGPAGKNGGGER; the protein is encoded by the coding sequence ATGCTGAAAAAGCTCATCCTCGAGAATTTCATGGCCCACGGCCGCACCGAGATCGAGCTCGGCGAAGGCCTGACCGTGCTCTCCGGCCCCAACAACGCGGGCAAGTCCGCGGTGGTGGAGGCCCTGCGCTGCCTTGCGACCAACCCCACGCCGCGCCACTACATCCGCCACGGCGCCAAGGAGGCGCGGGTCACGGCCGTGCTCGAGGACGACGTGCGCCTCACCTGGGTGCGCCGCGAGAAGTACGCGCTCTACGAGATAGTGCGCCCGGGGCAGGAGGAGCCCGAGACCTTCGCCAAGCTCGGCAAGTCCGGTGTGCCCGAGGAGGTGGCCGCGCTGCTGCGCCTCGAGCCAGTGGAGGTGGAGGGGCCGGAGCGCTTCATCGACGTGCACATCGGCAACCAGCGCGAGCCCATCTTCCTGCTCAACAAGTCGCCTTCGGTCCTGGCCTCGCTGCTCGCCTCCTCGTCCGAGGCCGCGCATCTGCTGGCCATGCAGCAGGCGCTTGCGGCCCGCGTGCGCGAGTCGAAGACCCGCGAGAAGTCCGTGCTTTCCCGCATGGCCGGGCTCGACGCCGGGCTCGCGGCCTTCACGCCCCTGCCGGAGCTCGCGCTTCGGGTGGAGGAGGCCGAGGCCATGCACCGCGCGCTTTCCGTGCGCCTTTCCGCCGTGCCGGGGCTGGCGCGCCTGTGCGCCTCCCTTCGCGGCCTCGCGGCCAGGCGCGGGGAGGGGCAGGGGAGACAGAAGGCCCTGGCCGGGCTCGAGGCGCCGCCCGCGCCCGCGCAGGTGCGGCCCCTGGCCGCGCTCGTGGCCGCGCGCCTGCGCCTGGACGCGGCGCGCGGCGAGGCCAGGGAGCGAAGCGGCGCCCTGGCGGGGCTGCTCCGTCCGCCCGAGCTTTCGGATACCGCCGGGGTGCGTCGCGCCCTGGCCGAGCTCGCGCGGCTTCGCGGCGCGCGCGGCAAGGCCGCTGTACGTAGCCGGGAGCTGGCGGAACTCGCCGCGCCGCCCGTGCTCGCGGACGCCGCGGGAGCGGCCAGGAGCGGGGCCGAGCTTCGCCGCCTGGCGGCCCGGCGCGCACGACTCGCCGCACGCATGGAAGCCCTTGCCGGGCTCGGCGAGCCGCCCGCGCCCGCCGTGCTCGCGCCCCTGGCCGAGCGGGCGGCGGGTCTTTCGCGGGCGCGCGCGGCAGTGGCCCGGGCCGCGGCCGCCTGCCAGCGCGCCGCCGCCGCCGAGAAGGCCTGCGAGGCGCGCGTGCGCGAGGCGCTCGCAACCGCGGGCGACTGCCCGCTCTGCGGCCACCGCCTGGACGCCGCCACCTTCCTCGGCCGCTTCGGCGAGGTGTCCGGGCCTGCCGGGAAGAACGGAGGAGGGGAGCGATGA
- a CDS encoding DUF3795 domain-containing protein: MTCENTCEDAVRDLAPCGLSCARCLAFVGGPVQEHAAALLDALTNFERHAGRFAAFDPVFAHYGEFQALAGWFAKGRCRGCRSGECLHGGCRVGACARERGVDFCFRCADFPCADSGLEEPLRARWIAMNRAMAEKGPENFHRESLTKPRY; encoded by the coding sequence ATGACCTGTGAGAACACCTGCGAAGACGCCGTGCGCGACCTCGCGCCCTGCGGGCTGTCCTGCGCCCGCTGCCTGGCCTTCGTGGGCGGGCCCGTGCAGGAGCACGCCGCCGCGCTGCTGGACGCCCTGACCAATTTCGAGCGCCACGCCGGGCGCTTCGCGGCCTTCGATCCGGTCTTTGCCCACTACGGCGAGTTCCAGGCCCTGGCCGGGTGGTTCGCCAAGGGGCGCTGCCGCGGCTGCCGCTCGGGCGAGTGCCTGCACGGCGGCTGCCGCGTGGGCGCGTGCGCGCGGGAGAGGGGCGTGGACTTCTGCTTCCGGTGCGCGGACTTTCCCTGCGCGGATTCCGGGCTCGAGGAGCCGCTTCGCGCGCGCTGGATCGCCATGAACCGGGCCATGGCCGAGAAGGGGCCCGAAAACTTTCACCGTGAGTCTCTGACCAAGCCACGCTACTGA